One genomic region from Gammaproteobacteria bacterium encodes:
- the lepB gene encoding signal peptidase I produces the protein MMTLDFPTILVIATFLTGIIWGGDSLFFAQRRRAAQLGATSDSAKAREAQRTYQEPILVETARSFFPVILVVLLLRSFVVEPFRIPSGSMMPTLLIGDFILVNKFSYGIRLPVLDKKIISIGEPQRGDVVVFRYPEDPSVDYIKRVVGLPGDRVSYHNKKVTVNGKPMESSPIGIYQGEGAGSGMSGNSHFREQLGEVEHDILTAPGRLSIEGDFIVPPDQYFVMGDNRDNSKDSRYWGTLPEQNLVGKAFFIWMNWDWSNGGVGWRRIGTKIR, from the coding sequence ATGATGACTCTTGATTTTCCCACCATTTTAGTTATTGCTACCTTCCTCACCGGGATTATTTGGGGGGGTGATTCCCTGTTCTTTGCACAACGGCGACGTGCTGCTCAACTGGGTGCTACGAGTGATTCTGCCAAGGCCAGGGAGGCGCAACGCACTTATCAAGAACCTATTTTGGTAGAAACTGCACGCTCTTTCTTTCCAGTAATCCTAGTCGTATTGTTGTTGCGTTCCTTCGTAGTAGAACCCTTTCGTATCCCTTCGGGCTCCATGATGCCGACCTTGTTGATAGGAGATTTTATTCTAGTTAATAAATTCTCCTACGGGATTCGCCTACCCGTGTTGGATAAAAAGATAATTAGCATTGGCGAACCACAGCGTGGCGATGTGGTGGTGTTTCGCTATCCAGAAGACCCCAGCGTTGACTACATCAAGCGAGTAGTGGGGCTTCCTGGGGACCGTGTGAGCTATCACAACAAGAAGGTAACCGTGAATGGTAAACCCATGGAGTCATCGCCAATTGGTATCTATCAAGGAGAGGGGGCCGGGTCCGGAATGTCGGGAAACAGTCATTTCCGTGAACAACTCGGCGAGGTGGAGCATGATATTTTGACTGCTCCAGGCCGACTTTCCATAGAAGGCGATTTTATCGTTCCTCCCGACCAATACTTTGTCATGGGGGATAATCGCGATAACAGCAAAGATAGCCGCTATTGGGGAACCCTTCCAGAACAAAATTTGGTAGGGAAGGCCTTCTTCATCTGGATGAATTGGGATTGGTCCAATGGTGGGGTGGGTTGGCGCCGGATTGGCACCAAAATTCGCTGA
- a CDS encoding conserved hypothetical protein (Evidence 4 : Unknown function but conserved in other organisms) gives MNVRSTQRGMTFWGMSVVLAMAGFLVMLAIHLLPIYTDDLKVTKALDILKVGPEGRTREVIVDQFMRQLSVNDVRSIRAEDLKLEPRNGGFVANLNYEIRVPIMYNVDAVVKFSHHQDIR, from the coding sequence ATGAATGTGCGATCAACGCAACGTGGTATGACATTTTGGGGCATGTCGGTGGTTCTGGCTATGGCCGGATTTCTGGTAATGCTAGCCATCCACTTGCTCCCAATCTATACCGATGACCTTAAAGTAACCAAGGCCCTCGATATATTGAAAGTAGGTCCCGAGGGGCGAACCCGCGAGGTCATCGTCGATCAATTTATGCGTCAATTGTCGGTTAATGATGTGAGAAGCATTCGTGCTGAGGATCTCAAACTGGAACCGCGAAATGGTGGTTTTGTGGCAAACCTCAACTATGAGATCCGCGTTCCGATCATGTACAACGTGGATGCGGTGGTGAAATTTTCTCATCACCAGGATATCCGTTGA
- the rnc gene encoding RNase III, translated as MSRDSALFAQAVGHHFANSDLLTHALTHCSAGGTHNERMEFLGDALLGYIIAETLYHRFPNANEGELTRLRSTLVRRDTLAQVARGLDLGSYLTLGCGEIKTGGFRRDSILANTLEAVIAAVYLDAGLAACRVLVLRLIEPFLANLCAPEQSKDSKSRLQEYLQSRRLPLPVYTVLSVTGTEHDQVFQVECCLEALPAPAPGTGPTRRRAEQDAACRALDTLTTGLSSLNQRAKKPN; from the coding sequence TTGAGCCGGGACTCCGCCCTTTTTGCCCAGGCAGTGGGCCATCATTTCGCGAATAGCGATCTCCTGACCCATGCACTGACCCACTGTAGCGCTGGCGGCACTCATAATGAGCGCATGGAGTTTTTGGGCGATGCGCTCCTCGGCTATATCATTGCTGAAACCCTCTATCACCGCTTCCCTAATGCCAATGAAGGTGAATTGACGCGCCTGCGTTCCACTTTAGTGCGTCGCGATACCCTGGCACAGGTTGCTCGAGGATTAGATCTGGGGAGCTATTTGACTTTAGGGTGTGGCGAGATCAAGACCGGTGGTTTTCGGCGTGACTCCATTTTGGCGAATACCTTAGAGGCAGTGATCGCAGCGGTGTATTTGGATGCTGGTCTGGCGGCATGCCGGGTCCTGGTATTGCGTTTGATAGAACCCTTTCTTGCGAATCTCTGTGCCCCGGAGCAGAGCAAAGACTCCAAGAGTCGCCTCCAGGAATATCTTCAATCCCGTCGTTTACCTTTGCCGGTCTACACCGTGTTATCGGTTACCGGTACCGAGCACGACCAAGTCTTTCAGGTGGAGTGTTGTTTAGAGGCCCTTCCGGCACCTGCTCCGGGCACAGGTCCGACCCGTCGCCGTGCGGAACAAGACGCGGCGTGTCGCGCACTAGATACCCTCACCACCGGATTGTCCAGTCTTAATCAAAGGGCAAAAAAACCAAATTAA
- the era gene encoding 30S ribosomal subunit maturation GTPase Era, translating to MTDPILHRCGFVAVVGRPNVGKSTLVNRLVGQKISITARRPQTTRHRILGIRTRAEFQAIYVDTPGLHREGKHAMSRYLNRTAHSALAAGEVNVVVLVVAGTKWTEEDDLALVMLETVQVPILLAVNKIDLVPDKTVLLPHLQQLASKRGFAQIVPLSATRGENIDALERLIVPLLPEGMAQFPEDQVTDRSLRFIAAELVREKLIRHLGEELPYALTCEVEHFEEKGGLSRVGVIIWVERPGQKAIVIGKNGAMLKRVGQEAREDMERNFECKVFLETWVRVRSGWSDDERALKSLGYIE from the coding sequence ATGACTGATCCCATCCTTCATCGTTGTGGTTTCGTGGCCGTTGTCGGTCGACCCAATGTTGGTAAATCAACCTTGGTCAATCGTTTGGTGGGCCAAAAGATCTCCATTACGGCGCGCCGTCCGCAGACTACCCGCCATCGGATCCTGGGTATTCGCACCCGTGCTGAGTTTCAGGCCATCTACGTGGATACCCCCGGTTTGCATCGGGAGGGTAAACACGCCATGAGCCGGTATCTCAACCGCACCGCCCACTCAGCCCTAGCGGCGGGAGAGGTCAATGTGGTGGTCCTAGTGGTTGCTGGTACTAAATGGACTGAAGAAGATGACCTGGCCTTGGTGATGCTCGAGACGGTACAGGTACCAATTCTCCTTGCCGTCAATAAGATCGACCTGGTCCCTGACAAGACAGTACTCCTACCCCATCTCCAACAGTTGGCGAGCAAGCGTGGCTTCGCCCAGATCGTGCCGCTCTCCGCGACACGTGGTGAAAATATTGACGCCTTGGAGCGTCTTATTGTTCCATTACTACCGGAAGGAATGGCACAATTCCCCGAAGATCAGGTCACAGATCGGAGTCTACGTTTCATCGCCGCCGAATTGGTGCGGGAGAAACTTATCCGTCACCTCGGTGAAGAATTGCCCTATGCCCTGACTTGCGAGGTGGAACACTTCGAGGAAAAGGGCGGATTGTCTCGAGTAGGCGTGATCATCTGGGTCGAACGCCCCGGTCAGAAGGCCATCGTCATCGGCAAAAACGGCGCCATGCTAAAGCGTGTTGGCCAGGAGGCGCGTGAGGATATGGAACGCAATTTTGAATGCAAAGTCTTTCTGGAAACTTGGGTACGGGTCCGCTCGGGTTGGTCCGATGATGAACGAGCACTAAAAAGTCTGGGCTATATAGAATAG
- a CDS encoding membrane hypothetical protein (Evidence 5 : Unknown function) translates to MPPNACPGFFLPIGQNFQFIMNASNTLLNLETLRPRLVAGVTFIDAGPVHVFLKNLTKVTYVKLTKEEATLVQTFDGTRGLPDILQAQIEKTGTRYFQRTLDAIEKLNSGSFLADGPASDQSPSPDKIYQPSGFNNRALQFFATALTSLPGLVLLALCGVTGQLLATFSHGKKFFLAFSVLPTAGEMERVLAYGGGLIILWLTLVLVISMKNLLSAGALAYYQCEVLRPRLRFSYGLIFFDCELDDIVMAGRTRIFRLFAMRILFPLLFMPVAVALSFLWTFPEIVRQVCWFTFLFGVAPLFESELTKYMYYTTEFGSTGQPINRFLREKFLRGLFGQNGEVRVQNYLLGMSAAALLWLYGIYAALWGILLAGFTDLVVDFKVGGMLIKTLTSIYFIILTLPLVVVLAVFISIGISNAVSVTGSPLRRLTQLGRKIARGRVPAQGELAEFLRGIPLFSKLDSNEIDVLASRLRIVRLRPGTTAVAQGDPADAFYCVVSGKLRVTIEDEYCQERVVNELTPGGSFGEIALLESSPRTATVTAVEPSTLIELGRKEFENFVIRSAGGGEKVTDMINIGRMLMEGNSVFALLTPCQINRLVVLLKRENYRVGETIFHEGEPGDRFYIVNKGKVFVDLTETGSPVRRLTLGRGDFFGEIALIKRILRTATVTAAGDVEVLYLTKDEFYDFLGHNAWAGVRFDEVATRRMANV, encoded by the coding sequence TTGCCACCTAATGCCTGTCCCGGTTTTTTTCTTCCTATTGGTCAGAATTTTCAATTCATTATGAACGCCAGTAATACCTTGCTCAATCTTGAAACTCTCCGACCACGGCTTGTGGCGGGGGTGACGTTCATCGATGCAGGACCCGTGCACGTTTTCCTAAAAAATCTTACCAAAGTCACCTACGTCAAACTAACCAAAGAGGAGGCAACCTTAGTTCAAACGTTCGATGGGACCCGAGGCCTCCCTGATATCTTGCAGGCACAAATTGAAAAGACCGGAACCCGTTATTTTCAGCGTACCCTCGATGCGATTGAGAAGCTAAATAGTGGGAGTTTCCTGGCGGACGGCCCAGCGTCTGATCAGTCCCCTAGTCCCGATAAAATATACCAGCCTAGCGGATTCAATAATAGAGCACTGCAATTTTTCGCGACCGCGCTGACATCGCTACCCGGTTTGGTTCTTCTCGCCCTTTGTGGAGTGACAGGACAATTACTCGCGACATTTTCTCATGGAAAGAAATTCTTTTTAGCGTTTTCTGTATTGCCTACTGCGGGGGAAATGGAGCGGGTTCTTGCGTATGGTGGAGGGCTCATCATTCTATGGCTGACCCTGGTATTAGTCATTAGTATGAAGAATTTGTTGTCCGCCGGGGCTCTCGCGTATTATCAATGTGAGGTGCTACGACCGCGTCTCCGCTTTAGTTACGGTTTGATCTTCTTCGATTGCGAACTTGACGATATTGTAATGGCGGGGCGGACGAGAATATTCCGACTGTTCGCTATGCGGATTTTGTTTCCCCTCCTGTTTATGCCCGTGGCGGTTGCGCTCAGTTTTTTATGGACTTTTCCTGAAATTGTGCGGCAGGTATGTTGGTTTACCTTTCTCTTCGGAGTTGCCCCGCTGTTTGAGAGTGAACTGACCAAATACATGTACTACACCACCGAGTTTGGATCGACGGGGCAGCCGATTAATCGATTCCTACGTGAAAAGTTCCTGCGTGGGTTATTTGGTCAGAATGGAGAGGTACGTGTCCAGAATTACCTTCTAGGAATGTCAGCAGCGGCCCTATTATGGCTCTACGGAATTTATGCGGCCCTTTGGGGAATATTACTGGCGGGCTTTACTGATTTAGTAGTGGACTTCAAAGTGGGCGGGATGCTCATTAAGACGCTAACCAGTATTTATTTTATAATTCTTACTCTACCGTTGGTGGTGGTATTGGCGGTATTCATCTCGATTGGAATATCCAACGCAGTCTCGGTAACGGGTTCACCATTGCGTCGTCTGACGCAACTCGGTCGGAAGATTGCGCGTGGTCGTGTCCCAGCACAAGGAGAGCTTGCCGAGTTTTTGCGAGGAATTCCATTATTTTCGAAGCTTGATTCAAATGAGATTGATGTACTGGCATCGCGTTTACGAATTGTACGCCTTCGACCGGGTACCACCGCAGTGGCTCAGGGAGACCCCGCTGATGCGTTTTACTGCGTAGTCTCTGGAAAGCTGCGCGTGACTATTGAGGATGAATACTGTCAAGAGCGTGTGGTGAATGAATTAACGCCGGGCGGTTCGTTTGGGGAGATTGCGCTCCTTGAAAGTAGTCCACGAACAGCCACGGTGACGGCAGTTGAACCATCAACATTGATTGAACTGGGGCGCAAAGAATTTGAAAACTTTGTGATCCGCTCGGCGGGTGGTGGTGAGAAGGTAACCGATATGATCAATATTGGCAGAATGCTGATGGAAGGAAACAGTGTTTTCGCTTTGCTTACCCCGTGCCAGATCAATCGTCTTGTTGTACTGTTAAAACGTGAGAATTACCGGGTGGGCGAAACTATTTTCCATGAGGGTGAACCGGGCGATCGTTTTTATATTGTAAATAAAGGTAAAGTGTTTGTTGATCTTACCGAAACGGGAAGTCCAGTACGTCGCTTGACTCTTGGTAGGGGAGATTTCTTTGGTGAGATTGCATTAATTAAAAGGATACTGCGCACCGCTACCGTTACGGCTGCGGGAGATGTTGAGGTTCTATATCTCACGAAAGACGAGTTCTATGATTTTCTAGGGCACAATGCCTGGGCGGGTGTTCGCTTCGATGAAGTGGCAACTCGCCGTATGGCAAATGTGTAG
- a CDS encoding hypothetical protein (Evidence 5 : Unknown function) encodes MAYASKGLLAQNKKVGQTKDWVLYRLDRHSFRRQSLGLEKHPRVTRFRFTSCRLPFGGLVESQTFQPAEWIPLG; translated from the coding sequence TTGGCTTACGCCAGTAAGGGTCTCCTCGCCCAGAACAAGAAGGTCGGTCAGACTAAGGATTGGGTCTTATACCGTCTCGACCGTCATTCCTTTCGTCGTCAGAGCCTGGGACTGGAGAAGCATCCCAGGGTGACTCGCTTTCGCTTCACTTCTTGTCGGCTGCCTTTCGGCGGGCTGGTTGAATCTCAAACTTTTCAGCCAGCGGAATGGATTCCGCTAGGTTGA
- a CDS encoding conserved hypothetical protein (Evidence 4 : Unknown function but conserved in other organisms): MPVRLIFSIVVILIIGAVTKMVSQQIGFIANNAEIMTASSEVHEIAKVVYIDYVSSSRNLSALSQNEFAAYLRKRVKIDDPTRDSAKDPWLMPYRIMVWQYGGYEIRSAGPDLEFDTDDDIVAEGH; encoded by the coding sequence ATGCCTGTCAGACTGATTTTTTCTATCGTGGTAATTCTGATTATTGGGGCCGTCACCAAGATGGTCAGCCAACAGATTGGTTTTATTGCCAACAATGCAGAGATCATGACCGCCTCGAGCGAGGTGCATGAGATCGCCAAGGTTGTTTATATCGATTATGTGAGTTCTAGTCGTAATCTGAGCGCCCTGTCCCAAAACGAGTTTGCTGCATATCTCCGTAAACGTGTAAAAATCGACGACCCTACTCGTGATTCTGCGAAGGATCCGTGGCTGATGCCATATCGCATTATGGTATGGCAATATGGTGGCTACGAGATACGCAGTGCCGGTCCGGATCTAGAGTTCGATACCGATGATGATATCGTTGCAGAGGGGCACTAG
- the fcl gene encoding GDP-L-fucose synthase yields MERSARICVAGHGGLVGAAILRALQAQDYDHLITRRHAELDLANQLAVDNFFASERPEYVFLAAAKVGGIHANDTYPVDFIRDNLLIQTNVIDAAYRHGVKKLLFLGSSCIYPRHAPQPIPEDALLTGPLEPTNEWYAVAKIAGIKMCQAYRRQYGFSTISLMPTNLYGPGDNFHPSNSHVIPALIRRFHEAKEAALPQVVVWGTGQPKREFLHVDDLAQAACFLMEHYDEERIINIGTGQDITIRELAEMIAGVVGYQGTITFDTTQPDGIPRKLVDPSRLIALGWNPRIELRDGLTTTYRWFLKHLATFRK; encoded by the coding sequence ATGGAACGCTCCGCACGTATCTGTGTAGCTGGTCACGGTGGCCTAGTGGGCGCCGCCATCCTGCGCGCTTTACAGGCTCAGGACTATGACCATTTGATCACTCGCCGCCATGCCGAATTGGATCTGGCTAATCAACTCGCTGTAGATAATTTCTTCGCCAGCGAACGCCCCGAATACGTATTTCTTGCTGCGGCCAAAGTGGGGGGAATTCACGCCAACGATACCTATCCTGTAGATTTCATTCGCGATAACCTGCTCATCCAGACCAATGTCATTGACGCTGCCTACCGTCACGGGGTTAAGAAACTGCTTTTTCTGGGGTCCTCCTGTATCTATCCGCGACACGCCCCTCAGCCTATTCCCGAAGATGCGTTACTCACCGGCCCGTTGGAGCCCACCAATGAATGGTATGCGGTCGCCAAGATCGCCGGGATCAAGATGTGCCAGGCCTACCGTCGTCAATATGGTTTCTCGACCATTTCCCTGATGCCGACCAATCTCTACGGACCCGGTGATAATTTCCATCCGAGCAACTCCCATGTCATCCCAGCATTAATACGTCGCTTCCACGAGGCTAAGGAGGCCGCGTTACCGCAGGTCGTGGTGTGGGGCACGGGCCAGCCTAAACGGGAATTTCTGCACGTCGATGATCTCGCACAGGCCGCCTGCTTTCTAATGGAACACTACGACGAGGAACGCATTATTAATATTGGAACCGGCCAGGACATTACTATCCGTGAATTGGCCGAGATGATTGCAGGGGTGGTTGGATATCAAGGGACTATTACCTTTGATACTACTCAGCCGGATGGGATTCCGCGCAAGCTAGTGGATCCGTCGCGTTTGATCGCCCTGGGATGGAACCCCCGCATTGAGTTACGCGATGGTCTTACCACAACTTATCGTTGGTTCTTGAAACACCTGGCGACCTTCCGGAAATAA
- the gmd gene encoding GDP-mannose 4,6-dehydratase has protein sequence MKRALITGVTGQDGAYLAEFLLEKGYEVHGIKRRSSLFNTDRIDHLYQGPQETGRHFILHYGDLTDSTNLIRIVQQIQPDEIYNLAAQSHVAVSFESPEYTANSDALGTLRLLEAIRILGLERKTRFYQASTSELFGKVQEIPQRETTPFYPRSPYAVAKLYGYWITVNYREAYGLYACNGILFNHESPLRGETFVTRKITRALARIQLGLQERLHLGNLDSRRDWGHARDYVEMQWLMLQQESPDDFVIATGEQYSVREFVSAAASRLGMEIHWSGQGVEEKGYDAAGRCIVAVDPRYFRPTEVETLLGDASKAREKLGWVPRISFQELVAEMVSADLETAQRDALCAREGFRTFQYHE, from the coding sequence ATGAAACGTGCTTTAATTACCGGCGTCACCGGCCAGGATGGGGCCTATCTGGCCGAGTTTCTTCTGGAAAAAGGCTATGAGGTACACGGCATTAAACGTCGGTCTTCGCTATTTAATACCGACCGGATCGACCATCTCTATCAAGGTCCACAAGAGACGGGGCGTCATTTCATCCTGCACTACGGTGATCTGACTGATTCCACCAATCTTATTCGCATTGTCCAACAGATCCAACCTGACGAGATCTACAACCTCGCTGCGCAAAGCCATGTGGCGGTATCCTTTGAAAGCCCGGAATACACCGCCAATTCCGATGCCCTCGGGACGCTACGGCTGCTTGAGGCAATTCGCATTCTGGGGCTTGAGCGCAAAACTCGTTTCTATCAGGCATCAACCTCGGAGCTATTCGGAAAGGTCCAGGAGATCCCGCAGCGCGAGACTACGCCTTTTTATCCACGGTCGCCCTACGCGGTAGCCAAACTCTACGGCTATTGGATCACGGTGAATTATCGTGAGGCCTACGGACTCTATGCGTGTAATGGGATCCTGTTCAATCACGAGTCACCGCTTCGTGGTGAGACTTTTGTTACTCGCAAGATCACCCGTGCCTTGGCGCGTATCCAATTGGGGCTTCAGGAACGACTCCATCTGGGCAACCTGGATTCTCGACGTGATTGGGGTCACGCCCGCGACTACGTGGAGATGCAATGGTTGATGCTTCAACAGGAATCTCCCGATGATTTCGTGATTGCGACCGGTGAGCAATATTCAGTGCGCGAATTTGTTTCAGCCGCTGCTAGCCGGCTCGGGATGGAAATACACTGGAGTGGACAAGGAGTGGAAGAAAAGGGCTATGATGCCGCTGGACGATGCATCGTGGCGGTAGACCCGCGTTATTTCCGTCCGACCGAGGTAGAGACCCTCCTCGGTGATGCCAGTAAGGCCCGCGAGAAACTTGGTTGGGTACCCCGGATCAGTTTTCAGGAATTAGTTGCCGAGATGGTTAGTGCCGACCTCGAAACCGCCCAACGTGACGCATTGTGTGCCCGTGAGGGATTTCGTACCTTTCAATATCATGAATGA
- the nodJ gene encoding Nodulation protein J, translating into MNHWSLPRLSGRWWAVWRRHLRVWSKLAGPAVLGNFGEPLLILLALGYGLGGFVGEVQGLPYLAFLASGVVCSSTMNTATFEGLYSAFTRLSSQQTWHAMLCTPLDVDDIVFGEAMWAATKGVMSGIAILIVMTPLGVIHDATALMALPILFLTGLCFASLALVITAFAHSYDFFLYYSTLAVTPMFLLSGIFFPLGEMGPAVQTGAWMLPLAHAVALIRPLVVGLPLTEVTLHLLVLAAYTLVGLYFSIVLLRRRLLGNAD; encoded by the coding sequence ATGAACCATTGGTCACTGCCACGCCTGAGTGGACGCTGGTGGGCCGTGTGGCGGCGTCACCTGCGGGTCTGGAGCAAACTCGCCGGACCTGCCGTACTCGGCAACTTCGGCGAACCACTGCTCATTCTTCTGGCCCTGGGCTATGGCCTGGGCGGTTTCGTGGGAGAGGTTCAAGGACTGCCCTACCTTGCCTTTCTCGCCTCCGGGGTGGTGTGCTCCAGCACCATGAATACCGCCACCTTCGAGGGGCTTTATTCCGCCTTCACCCGCCTCAGCAGCCAACAGACCTGGCACGCCATGCTCTGCACGCCACTCGACGTGGATGACATCGTCTTCGGCGAGGCCATGTGGGCCGCAACCAAGGGGGTAATGTCCGGGATAGCCATTTTGATAGTGATGACACCACTTGGGGTCATTCACGATGCAACCGCGCTCATGGCGTTGCCGATCCTGTTCCTCACCGGGTTGTGTTTCGCATCACTGGCTCTGGTAATTACTGCCTTCGCGCATAGTTACGACTTCTTCCTCTATTACTCCACTCTGGCGGTCACCCCGATGTTTCTGCTGAGCGGGATCTTTTTCCCATTGGGAGAAATGGGACCAGCGGTGCAAACCGGGGCCTGGATGTTACCATTGGCCCATGCAGTGGCCCTGATACGGCCATTGGTGGTGGGACTACCGCTTACCGAAGTGACATTGCACCTATTGGTGCTCGCCGCCTATACCCTAGTGGGGTTGTATTTCTCTATTGTCCTATTACGCCGAAGATTACTGGGCAACGCTGATTAG
- the nodI gene encoding Nod factor export ATP-binding protein I codes for MTMTNTSPQPVVHLRGLTKRYGPDTVVDGLDLDVQRGECFGLLGPNGAGKTTTLRLLLGHTPPTSGSIEVLGYPIPQEARTMRARVGVVPQQDNLDPDFTVVENLRTYASYFGLYGAAVDTRVIELLELAALTSKANAGVQQLSGGMRRRLTLVRALVNRPDLVILDEPTTGLDPQARQLIWQRLRSLLATGVTLILTTHYMEEAARLCDRLAILDHGRVLVIGSPRELIAAHIEPRVVEVHGPGVEQWRLAHGRHLASRTEQIGETVFCYTDDDRALLADLTARPELWFLHRPASLEDVFLKLTGRELHEETAG; via the coding sequence ATGACTATGACGAATACCTCGCCTCAGCCAGTGGTACACCTGCGCGGACTCACCAAACGCTATGGCCCGGATACAGTGGTCGATGGACTCGATCTCGACGTACAGCGTGGGGAATGCTTTGGTCTGCTTGGTCCCAATGGTGCGGGCAAGACCACGACCCTGCGCCTCCTGCTGGGCCATACCCCGCCGACCTCGGGGAGTATTGAGGTCCTGGGTTATCCAATTCCGCAGGAGGCCCGAACCATGCGCGCCCGGGTGGGGGTGGTCCCCCAGCAGGACAACCTCGACCCCGACTTCACCGTGGTGGAAAACCTGCGTACCTACGCCAGTTACTTCGGCCTGTACGGTGCGGCGGTGGATACGCGCGTCATCGAACTGTTGGAACTGGCGGCCCTCACCTCCAAGGCAAATGCCGGGGTGCAACAACTCTCGGGCGGGATGCGGCGACGCCTGACCTTGGTACGGGCCTTGGTGAATCGTCCCGATCTGGTGATCCTCGACGAACCAACCACCGGCCTCGACCCGCAAGCGCGTCAACTCATCTGGCAACGCCTGCGCTCGCTGCTCGCCACCGGCGTCACCTTGATCCTGACTACCCACTACATGGAAGAGGCCGCGCGTCTCTGCGACCGCCTCGCCATCCTCGATCATGGCCGGGTCTTGGTCATCGGCAGCCCACGCGAACTGATCGCGGCCCATATCGAGCCACGGGTGGTAGAGGTCCACGGCCCAGGGGTCGAGCAGTGGCGTTTGGCGCATGGCCGACATCTGGCTTCCCGTACCGAACAGATAGGTGAAACGGTCTTTTGCTACACCGACGACGACCGCGCCCTACTCGCCGACCTGACAGCACGCCCAGAGTTGTGGTTTCTCCATCGTCCGGCCAGTTTGGAGGATGTGTTCTTGAAACTCACCGGCCGCGAACTACACGAGGAGACAGCAGGATGA